From Microbacterium sp. CGR2:
ACGGGTCGCCGATCCCTCGTCACGGACGGGGCCTGCGCCGATACCGCCAGCAGCTGCGGATGGTGTTCCAGGATCCGTTCGCGTCGCTCAACCCGGCCCACTCCATCCGCTACCACCTGGAGCGTCCGCTGCAGCTCGACTCCGTGGTCCCCAAAGACGAGGTCGAGGCCGAGGTGCGGCGCCTGTTGGAGCGGGTGCGCCTTGATGCGGATGCCGTGATCGACCGTCGTCCGCACGAACTCTCCGGTGGTCAGCGACAGCGCGTCGCGATCGCCAGGGCTCTCGCGTCCCGCCCCCTGCTCCTCGTGGCCGACGAGCCGGTGTCGATGCTCGACGTCTCCATCCGGCTCGGCGTGCTCCATCTGCTCGCCGATCTGCAGCGCGAGGAAGGTCTCGGCGTGCTCTACATCACCCACGACCTCGCAACCGCCCGTCACTTCAGCGACGAGATCATGGTGCTCCACCACGGGAAGGTCGTCGAGCACGGCCCCGCCGACGACGTCATCCTGAATCCACAGCATCCGTACACCCGAGAACTCCGCGCCGCCTCACCCGATCCCGAGAAGCACTTCGCCGTTGCGGCACCGCACCCGTTCGGAGGACTCGAATGAAGATCCCGGTCCGCTTCATCGCCGGTCGCACCGCGTTCTATCTGTTCACCGCGTGGGCGGCGATCACGATCAACTTCTTCCTGCCTCGGATGATGAAGGGCGACCCGGTCACCGCGTACATGCAGAAGAACGCCGGCCAGATCAGTCCGGAGGCCGAACGCGCGCTGCGTATCCTCTTCGGTCTCGATGAGGACTCCTCCCTCTGGCAGCAGTACGTCGACTACTGGCAGCTGCTCTTCTCGGGCGACCTCGGCCGGTCGTTCTCCAACGGCCTCGCACCGGTCGGCGAGGTGATCGCGGGGGCCCTGCCCTGGACGGTCGGTCTCGTCGGCATCGCCACGATCCTCTCGTTCCTGATCGGGACGGCAGCGGGGGCCGTGATCGGGTGGCGACGCGGCAGCCGAGCCGACGTCATCGTGCCGATCTCGACCTTCTTCAGCACCGTGCCGTACTTCTGGCTCGGGCTCATCGCGATCGCGGTCCTGTCGTCCACGCTCGGCTGGTTCCCGGCATCCCACGCCTACGACAAGGGCTCGAGTCCCGAGTTCAGCGCAGACTTCGTCGGACAGGTGATCGCTCACGGCGCTCTCCCGGTGCTGACGATCGTCGTGGCGTCCCTCGGCGGATGGATCCTCGGCATGCGCAACATGATGCTGACCGTCCTCGACGAGGACTACATCACCGTCGCACAGGCCAAGGGCATGCCGAACCAGCGGGTGCTGTGGCGCTACGCCGCTCGCAACGCCGTCCTGCCGCAGCTGTCCAGCTTCGCGCTCTCGATCGGCTTCATCGTCGGCGGCACCATCGTCATGGAGATGGTGTTCTCCTACCCCGGCGTCGGCAAGCTGCTGCTGGACGCCACCAACGCGAAGGACTACCCGCTCATGCAGGGCCTGTTCCTCATCATCACGATGGCGGTCCTGCTCGCAAACATCCTCGCCGACATCGCATACGCGGTGCTCGATCCGCGCACTCGGCAGTCGGAGGCCTGAGATGACACTTTCCCCCTCGGCGGAGAACACCGCAGCGGCGACCCCGAACGTCCCGCACACCGGGATGCCGGAGACGGCCACCCTCCGCACCCCTGCCACGAAGAAGCCGCCGGAGAAGACCTTCTGGTCGCAGCTCGGGTCGTCGTTCGCCATGTTCCGCAACCGGAAGTCGGTCGCCGGACTCATCATCCTCGGTGTCTTCGTGCTCATCGCGATCTTCAGCGACGTGATCGCGCCCTACGGTCCGCTGGAGAAGGACTACACGGCACTGCGTCAGCCGCCGTCCTGGGGTCACCTGCTCGGCACGACCCACATGGGTGAAGACATCTTCAGTCAGATCATCTACGGCACCCGCGGTGTTCTGATCGTCGGCTTCCTCGCCGGCATCATGGGCACCTTCATCGCGGTGATCATGGGCGTCGTCTCGGGATACACCCGTGGCTGGCGCAGCGAGTCTCTCTCCGCTCTGACGAACGTGTTCCTGGTGATCCCGGGGCTTCCGCTGATCATCATCGTCGCATCGCAGTTCGAAGATCCGCCGCTCGTGCTGATCGCCGCCGTCCTGGCCCTGACCGGCTGGGCGTGGGGGGCGCGCGTCATGCGGGCGCAGACGATGTCGCTGCGCAACCGCGACTTCATCCAGGCGGCGCGGGCGAACGGCGAACCGCTCCGGCGGATCATCTTCGTGGAGATGCTGCCCAATCTCCTGGCCATCATCGCCTCGAGCTTCGTCGGAACCGTGACGGCCGCCGTGCTCGGACTCACCACCCTCGCGTTCATCGGGGTCATCCCGATCACGAACCTCAACTGGGGCACGATCCTGTACTGGGCGCAGCAGAACGGTGCCTTCCCCAACTACTGGTGGTGGTACGTGCCCGCCGGTCTCTGCATCGCGATTCTCGGAGTCGCGCTGTCGCTGATCAACTTCGGCATCGACGAATACGTCAACCCGCGCCTGCGCTCGGCCGGCGAGCGCGCCAGGGCCATGAAGAAGAAGGGGCTCGACGTGAACGATGCGGTCACCGCCGTCCGCAGCGTCCCCGAGTCCGCCACGACCACGAACCCACAGAACTCGAAGTGATGACCTCTCAGACCCTCACCGCCGTCCTCCCGTACCAGAACCCCGCACTGCCGATCCCGGAGCGCGTCGCCGATCTGCTCACTCGAATGACCCTCGAGGAGAAGATCGGGCAGATGCTGCAGCTCGACGCTCGCGATGATCTCGACGACCACATCCTGCGCCGACACGTCGGATCGATTCTGCACACCTCCCCGGAGCGGATCCTGCGCGCGAACGAGCTGACCCGGCAGACGCGGATGCAGATCCCACTGCTCGTGGCGGAGGACTGCATCCACGGCCACTCGTTCTGGCCGGGAGCGACCATCTACCCGACCCAGCTCGGCATGGCGGCGTCGTGGGATGCCGACCTGCTCGAACGGGTCGCCCGCGCGACCGCGGAAGAGGTCGCCGCAACCGGCATCCACTGGACGTTCTCCCCGGTGCTGTGCATCGCCCGGGATCTGCGGTGGGGCCGGGTGAACGAGACGTTCGGTGAAGACCCGTTCCTCCTCGGCGAACTCGCCAGCGCCATGGTGCGGGGATACCAGGGCGACGGTCTCGACGACCCGACCGCGATCCTCGCCACCGCCAAGCACTTCGCCGGTTACTCCGAGACGCAGGGCGGTCGGGACGCGAGCGAGGCCGACATCTCTCGCCGGAAGCTGCGCTCCTGGTTCCTGCCGCCGTTCGAGCGGGTCGCCCGCGAAGGATGCCGGTCGTTCATGCTCGGATATCAGACCATGGACGGTGTGCCGATCACCACGAACGAATGGCTGCTCAGTGACGTGCTCCGCGGCGAATGGGGATACACCGGTACCCTCATCACCGACTGGGACAACGTCGGACGGATGGTCTGGGAGCAGCGTGTCCAACCCGACTACACGCACGCGTCCGCGGCGGCGGTCACGGCGGGCAACGACATGATCATGAACACGCCGGGATTCTTCGAGGGCGCTCTGGATGCCGTGGCGCAGGGCCTGCTCGCGGACGACGCGTTCGACGTGGCGGCGGGGCGGATCCTCACGCTGAAGTTCGAGCTCGGCCTGTTCGAGAATCCGCGCCTGCCCATCGAAGGGCTGGAGGAGATCGTCGGCAGCGACGAGCACGCGGCGCTGAACCTGGAGGTCGCCCGCCGCTCCATCGTGCTGCTGGAGAACGACGGGCTCCTGCCGTTGCGGCCGGCGGACGTGGCACGCGTGGCGGTCGTCGGACCGCTCGCCGATGACGCGCAGAGTCAGCTGGGGGACTGGGCGGGCGGGTCCGGTCAGGCCGGCTGGCTCGACGGGCAACCGCGAGAGATGATCAGCACCGTGCTCGACGGTCTGCGCGAGATCGCGCCGTGGACGGTGAGCTACGCGCGGGGAGCGGAGATCCTGACGCTCGCCCCGAACCCCGCCGGGGCGACCTTCCCGGACGGGCAGCCGCGCCCGCCGGTCGTGAAGCCGTCGGCGCCTGATCAGACGCTCATCGCCGAGGCGGTCGCGGCAGCTGAGGCGTCGGATGTGGTCGTCGCGGTCGTCGGCGACCGGATCGAACTCGTCGGCGAGGGCCGCTCGACGGCGACGCTGGAGCTCGTGGGCGGGCAGAACGCGCTGCTCGATGCCGTGATCGCCACCGGAAAACCGGTGATCGTGGTGCTGCTCGCCTCGAAACCACTGGTGCTGCCGGCATCCGTCGAGCGCGCGGCCGCGGTGATCTGGGCGGCCAACCCCGGCATGCAGGGCGGGCGTGCGCTCACCGAGATCATCACGGGAGCGGTGGAGCCCTCGGGGCGTCTGCCGATCTCGTTCGCCCGGCACGCCGGGCAGCAGCCCACGTATTACAACCAGATCCGCGGCCAGCACGGCGACCGGTATGCGGACCTCACGCAGACTCCGGCCTGGTCGTTCGGTGAAGGGCTCTCGTACACGACGCTCGCCTACTCCGACCTGGTGCTCGAGTCGGCGACGCTCGGACGCGACGACACGATCGTCGGACACGTCACCGTCGCCAACACCGGTGCGCGGTCGGCGCGCGAGACCGTGCAGGTGTATGTGCGGGATGCCGTGACGAGTGTCAGCTGGACCGACAAGGAACTGAAGACCTACCGCCAGGTCGACATCGAGCCCGGTGAGTCGGTGCGGGTGCGGGTCGAACTCCCGGTCGCGGAGTGCACGATCGTCGATGCCGACGGCATCCGCCTGGTGGAGCCCGGAGCATTCGAGCTGCTCGTCGGCCCGAGTTCTCGAGACGAGGCGCTGCTGGCGGCCGGCTTCGAAGTGCGCTGAGTGCGGCTGGTCCGCAACTTCTGCGCCCAGACTCAGTGGCCGTCGCCCAGTTTCCCGGAGAGCCGGTCATGCAGGGCGGCGGCCGTGTCGTTGAGTCCGCGGATCTCGACGGTCTTCCCGCGCTGGTCGTACTTCGTGACGACCGCGTCGAGCGCGGCCACGGTCGAGGCATCCCAGACGTGCGAGCCGCTCATGTCGATCACCACGCGGTCCGGGTCATCCGTGTACTCGAACTGTGTGGTGAGGTCGTTGCTGGAGGCGAAGAAGAGCTCGCCGTCGACGGTGTAGTGCGCGGTGGGCTGCTCTCCATCGGTCGACACGGTCCGCGTGACGGTGACGAAGTGTGCGACGCGCCGGGCGAACATGACCATCGCGGCGAGAACGCCGAGGACCACACCGATGGCGAGATTGTGCGTCCAGACGGTGGCGACGACGGTGATGAGCATCACGGCCGTCTCGCTCTTCGGCATCCGCTTCAGAGTCGACGGACGGATGCTGTGCCAGTCGAAGGTCGCGAACGAGACGAGGAACATCACCGCGACCAGCGCGGCCATCGGCATGATCGCGACGACATCGCCGAGAGCGAGCACCAGGATCAGCAGGAAGACTCCGGCGAGGAATGTCGAGATCCGCGTGCGGGCACCCGATGCCTTGACGTTGATCATGGTCTGGCCGATCATCGCGCAACCGCCCATGCCGCCGAAGGCCCCGGAGAGGATGTTCGCCGCACCCTGGCCCCAAGCTTCGCGGGTCTTACGCGAGTGGGTGTCTGTGATGTCGTCGACCAGCTTCGCGGTCATCAGCGATTCGAGAAGACCCACAGCCGCCATCGCCAGCGCGAAGGGGGCGATGATCGCGAGCGTGTCGAACGTCAGAGGGACATTCGGGATGAAGAGCTCGGGCAGGCTCTGCGGAAGCTCGCCCTGGTCGCCGACTGTGGGCACGTCCCAGTTGAAGACCACCACAGCGGCGGTGAGGAGCACGATCGTGACGAGTGGCGCGGGGACGACTTTCGTGATCCGCGGCATCACGAACAGGATGAGCAGCCCGACTGCGACGAGCGGGTAGACGAGCCACGGTACGTCGAAGAGCTGCGGGAGCTGGGCAACGAAGATGAGGATGGCGAGCGCGTTGACGAACCCCACCATCACCGAGCGCGGGATGAAACGCATGAGCTTCGCGACCCCGAGAAGCGCGAGCACTATCTGGATGACACCACCCAGCAGGACCGTGGCGATGAAGTAGTCCATGCCGTACTCGCGCGCGACAGGTGCGATGACGAGCGCGATCGCTCCTGTCGCTGCCGTGATCATGGCCGGACGCCCGCCGAGGAAGGCGATCGCCACCGCCATTATGAACGATGAGAACAGGCCGACCCGGGGGTCGACACCGGCGATCAAGGAGAACGCGATGGCCTCCGGGATGAGCGCGAGCGCGACGACCAGCCCGGCGAGCACCTCGCGAGTCAGCAGGCGGGGGTTTCGCAGCGCTTGCATGACGGTGGGTTCGATTCGGTAGCGCGAAGCGTTGTCGCG
This genomic window contains:
- a CDS encoding ABC transporter ATP-binding protein gives rise to the protein MTLLEFQNVSKRYRVRGAAPLLALDDVSFTLRDRQTIALVGQSGSGKSTIAKILTQLETPTSGQVSLDGSPIPRHGRGLRRYRQQLRMVFQDPFASLNPAHSIRYHLERPLQLDSVVPKDEVEAEVRRLLERVRLDADAVIDRRPHELSGGQRQRVAIARALASRPLLLVADEPVSMLDVSIRLGVLHLLADLQREEGLGVLYITHDLATARHFSDEIMVLHHGKVVEHGPADDVILNPQHPYTRELRAASPDPEKHFAVAAPHPFGGLE
- a CDS encoding ABC transporter permease produces the protein MKIPVRFIAGRTAFYLFTAWAAITINFFLPRMMKGDPVTAYMQKNAGQISPEAERALRILFGLDEDSSLWQQYVDYWQLLFSGDLGRSFSNGLAPVGEVIAGALPWTVGLVGIATILSFLIGTAAGAVIGWRRGSRADVIVPISTFFSTVPYFWLGLIAIAVLSSTLGWFPASHAYDKGSSPEFSADFVGQVIAHGALPVLTIVVASLGGWILGMRNMMLTVLDEDYITVAQAKGMPNQRVLWRYAARNAVLPQLSSFALSIGFIVGGTIVMEMVFSYPGVGKLLLDATNAKDYPLMQGLFLIITMAVLLANILADIAYAVLDPRTRQSEA
- a CDS encoding ABC transporter permease codes for the protein MPETATLRTPATKKPPEKTFWSQLGSSFAMFRNRKSVAGLIILGVFVLIAIFSDVIAPYGPLEKDYTALRQPPSWGHLLGTTHMGEDIFSQIIYGTRGVLIVGFLAGIMGTFIAVIMGVVSGYTRGWRSESLSALTNVFLVIPGLPLIIIVASQFEDPPLVLIAAVLALTGWAWGARVMRAQTMSLRNRDFIQAARANGEPLRRIIFVEMLPNLLAIIASSFVGTVTAAVLGLTTLAFIGVIPITNLNWGTILYWAQQNGAFPNYWWWYVPAGLCIAILGVALSLINFGIDEYVNPRLRSAGERARAMKKKGLDVNDAVTAVRSVPESATTTNPQNSK
- a CDS encoding glycoside hydrolase family 3 N-terminal domain-containing protein, yielding MTSQTLTAVLPYQNPALPIPERVADLLTRMTLEEKIGQMLQLDARDDLDDHILRRHVGSILHTSPERILRANELTRQTRMQIPLLVAEDCIHGHSFWPGATIYPTQLGMAASWDADLLERVARATAEEVAATGIHWTFSPVLCIARDLRWGRVNETFGEDPFLLGELASAMVRGYQGDGLDDPTAILATAKHFAGYSETQGGRDASEADISRRKLRSWFLPPFERVAREGCRSFMLGYQTMDGVPITTNEWLLSDVLRGEWGYTGTLITDWDNVGRMVWEQRVQPDYTHASAAAVTAGNDMIMNTPGFFEGALDAVAQGLLADDAFDVAAGRILTLKFELGLFENPRLPIEGLEEIVGSDEHAALNLEVARRSIVLLENDGLLPLRPADVARVAVVGPLADDAQSQLGDWAGGSGQAGWLDGQPREMISTVLDGLREIAPWTVSYARGAEILTLAPNPAGATFPDGQPRPPVVKPSAPDQTLIAEAVAAAEASDVVVAVVGDRIELVGEGRSTATLELVGGQNALLDAVIATGKPVIVVLLASKPLVLPASVERAAAVIWAANPGMQGGRALTEIITGAVEPSGRLPISFARHAGQQPTYYNQIRGQHGDRYADLTQTPAWSFGEGLSYTTLAYSDLVLESATLGRDDTIVGHVTVANTGARSARETVQVYVRDAVTSVSWTDKELKTYRQVDIEPGESVRVRVELPVAECTIVDADGIRLVEPGAFELLVGPSSRDEALLAAGFEVR
- a CDS encoding SulP family inorganic anion transporter produces the protein MTAVVPPRDNASRYRIEPTVMQALRNPRLLTREVLAGLVVALALIPEAIAFSLIAGVDPRVGLFSSFIMAVAIAFLGGRPAMITAATGAIALVIAPVAREYGMDYFIATVLLGGVIQIVLALLGVAKLMRFIPRSVMVGFVNALAILIFVAQLPQLFDVPWLVYPLVAVGLLILFVMPRITKVVPAPLVTIVLLTAAVVVFNWDVPTVGDQGELPQSLPELFIPNVPLTFDTLAIIAPFALAMAAVGLLESLMTAKLVDDITDTHSRKTREAWGQGAANILSGAFGGMGGCAMIGQTMINVKASGARTRISTFLAGVFLLILVLALGDVVAIMPMAALVAVMFLVSFATFDWHSIRPSTLKRMPKSETAVMLITVVATVWTHNLAIGVVLGVLAAMVMFARRVAHFVTVTRTVSTDGEQPTAHYTVDGELFFASSNDLTTQFEYTDDPDRVVIDMSGSHVWDASTVAALDAVVTKYDQRGKTVEIRGLNDTAAALHDRLSGKLGDGH